A window of Agarivorans sp. Alg241-V36 genomic DNA:
AAAAAAAGGCGCTGAATTATCAGCGCCTTTAGCTCTATAGGTAAAAGTCTTAGCTACTGAGCAAGCTTAAGCTTTGGTCGACTACGTTATCTACAGTAAAGCCAAATAGCTTGAACAGTTCACCGGCAGGTGCCGACTCACCAAAGCTAGTCATACCTACTGTTACGCCGTCTAGGCCAACATACTTGCCCCAGAAGTCTGCTTGTAGTGCTTCAACTGCTACGCGAGCACGTACCGCTTTTGGCAGCACAGCTTCACGATAAGTAGCATCTTGTTTGTCGAAACGTTCGGTACAAGGCATGGATACAACGCGCACTTGCTTGCCTTGCTCACTTAACTTAGCTGCGGCTTCAACGGCTAGCTCAACTTCAGAGCCAGTGGCTATAAGAATAAGTTCTGGCGTGCCGGTACAGTCTTTAAGTACGTAAGCGCCGCGGTTAATTAACTCAAGTTGCTCACCGCTACGTTTTTGCTGGGCAAGGTTTTGGCGAGAGAAAATTAACGAACTTGGACCATCGTTGCGTTCTACGGCGTTAATCCAAGCTGCTGCTGACTCCACTTGGTCACATGGGCGCCAAGTTTCCATATTTGGGGTTAAACGTAAGCTGGCTACCTGCTCTACCGGTTGGTGAGTCGGACCGTCTTCGCCTAAGCCAATTGAATCGTGAGTGTAAACAAAGATTGAGCGTTGCTTCATTAATGCGGCCATACGTACCGCGTTGCGGGCGTATTCCATAAACATTAAGAAGGTGGCTGAATAAGGTACAAAACCGCCATGCAGGGCAATACCATTTTGCATCGCCGACATACCAAATTCGCGCACACCGTAGTGTAAGTAGTTACCTGAAGCATCTTCGGCGCTAACTGATTTAGAGCTAGCGTGGAAGGTTAGGTTTGATGGCGCTAAGTCAGCAGAACCACCCAGTAATTCAGGTAAAATTTTACCAATTACGTCTAGGGTGTTTTTAGATGCCATGCGGCTAGCAATGTTTGCTGGTTCATTTTGCAGGCGTTGTAATAGCGCTTGAGTTTCAGCTTTCCAGTTTTCTGGAAGTTCACCTTCTACGCGACGAGCGTATTCAGCGGCTAGCTCTGGGTAAGCTTTTTTGTAAGCGGCAAACTTGTCGTTCCAAGCGCTTTCTTGCTCACTGCCTTTGGCTTTGTTATCCCAGGCTTGGTAAACATCTGCAGGAATCTCAAAAGCGGCATGTGGCCAGTTTAAGAATTCGCGAGCTGCTTTAATTTCTTCATCACCTAATGGCGCGCCGTGACAATCATGCGAGCCAGACTTGTTTGGTGAACCAAAACCAATAATGGTTTTAGTACAAATAAGCGTAGGTTTAGTGATGTCGGCTTTAGCGGCTTCAATTGCTGCGTTAATTTGCTCAGGATCGTGACCATCAACATCACGTACAACGTTCCATCCGTAGGCTTCAAAGCGCGCTGGTGTATCGTCGCTAAACCAGCCTTCAACGTGGCCGTCAATTGAGATGCCATTGTCATCCCAAAACGCAATTAGCTTGCCTAAACCTAGCGTGCCGGCTAATGAACATACTTCGTGAGAAATACCTTCCATTAAACAACCGTCGCCCATAAAGGCGTAAGTGAAGTGGTCAACAATATCGTGACCGTCACGGTTGAACTGTGCCGCTAGCATTTTCTCGGCTAGTGCCATACCTACTGCGTTGGCAATACCTTGGCCTAGTGGGCCGGTAGTGGTTTCTACACCAGGAGCGTAACCATATTCTGGGTGGCCCGGCGTTTTAGAGTGCAGCTGACGGAAGTTTTTAAGCTCTTCAATTGGCAATGCGTAGCCACTTAGGTGAAGCAGCGAGTACAACAACATAGAGCCATGGCCGTTAGACAAAATAAAGCGGTCGCGGTTGCTCCAGCTTGGGTTGCTAGGGTTATGCGCTAAATGGTCGCGCCATAGCACTTCTGCAATGTCTGCCATGCCCATTGGTGCGCCAGGGTGGCCCGACTTAGCTTGTTGTACACCGTCCATGCTTAGCGCACGAATAGCATTTGCGTATTGTTGACGAGGGTGAGTCATCTTCTATTTCCTAATAATTATTAAATTTTAAGCTTGCAGCGCTTCAATTAGCATTTTGTCTAGCTTCACTTGGTCAACCGCAAAGGCGCGAATACCTTCGGCAAGTTTTTCTGTGGCCATGGCATCTTCGTTATGCGCCCAGTAGAACTCGGCTTCGGTCATTGGAGCTGGGCGGTTTTGGCTAGCGCCTTTATCTTGTAAGCGAACTTCAAGTTCGGCTTCGGTTTGGTCTAATTCTTCAAGTAAAGCTGGGCCAATAGTTAGGCGATCACAACCGGCTAGCTCAACAATCTCGCCGATGTTACGGAAGCTTGCGCCCATTACTACGGTGTTGTAGCCATGGTCTTTGTAGTAGCTGTAGATTTCAGATACCGAAATAACACCTGGGTCTTTAGCACCGGCAAAGTCTGCGTTGGCATCTTTAGCTTTGTACCAGTCTAAAATACGGCCAACAAATGGCGAGATAAGGAAAACACCCGCTTCGGCACAGGCGCGTGCTTGGGCAAACGAGAACAACAGAGTTAGGTTACAGTTAATGCCTTCTTTCTCTAGCTGCTCGGCGGCGCGAATACCTTGCCAAGTTGAAGCTAACTTAATTAGAACCCGTTCTTTGTTAATGCCAGCGGCTTCGTATAGCTCGATTAAGCGACGAGCCTTAGCAATGCTGCCTTCGGTATCAAATGACAAACGTGCGTCTACTTCAGTAGAAATGCGGCCAGGTACTAACTCAAGTACTTTACAACCAATAGTTACTACCAGTTTGTCGGCGGCCATTTCAATTTGTTCGGCTTGGTCGCTTGATTGCGTTTTGGCCCAGTCGGCTACGTCTTTAAGTAGGCTTGAGTACTCCGGTAATGCTAAAGCCTTAACAATTAACGATGGGTTAGTGGTGGCATCTTCTGGAGAGAATTTGCGCATCGTGTCTAAGTCGCCAGTATCGGCAACAACCGTGGTGTATTGTTTTAGCTGTGTAAGTAGAGAACTCATAAGATGTATAGACCCTTGTAATGAAAACTAAATGTGCGGCTTGTTTGGCGAGCCTTCATTATTGGTTGAAGGTCATTGACCAAAGCTAAGCTTCATGTCCGTATTAAAGTGCCAGACTGGCAGTTAAGCGCAATTACGCTTTTTTTAGCGCTAATGTTGAATTTTCGCAGCCCTGATCCAGATCACGCTTTATTAAGCATTTTGTTGAACTGGGCCGCGCAAGCTTCATGTTGCTGTCACACTCCCTTGCATGGTGCGCTGATTTGTTGAAAAAAGAAACGCATCACCACCGCAGAGTTTTAATAACAGTGATGATGTTTTTTTGATCTTCACCGGATTTGTTGGGTTTAATTTCTGCTAAACCTGCAACTATTTGTTGTGCACTGGCATAGCGTAATAACTCAACAAGGCAAGCAATCACTGAGCTTGCTCGCCTATGTTCGCAAAAAAATATGCCAGCTTGATGAAACTAGGCTTGTTCAATTAACTCTTCAGGCTCT
This region includes:
- the tkt gene encoding transketolase, which codes for MTHPRQQYANAIRALSMDGVQQAKSGHPGAPMGMADIAEVLWRDHLAHNPSNPSWSNRDRFILSNGHGSMLLYSLLHLSGYALPIEELKNFRQLHSKTPGHPEYGYAPGVETTTGPLGQGIANAVGMALAEKMLAAQFNRDGHDIVDHFTYAFMGDGCLMEGISHEVCSLAGTLGLGKLIAFWDDNGISIDGHVEGWFSDDTPARFEAYGWNVVRDVDGHDPEQINAAIEAAKADITKPTLICTKTIIGFGSPNKSGSHDCHGAPLGDEEIKAAREFLNWPHAAFEIPADVYQAWDNKAKGSEQESAWNDKFAAYKKAYPELAAEYARRVEGELPENWKAETQALLQRLQNEPANIASRMASKNTLDVIGKILPELLGGSADLAPSNLTFHASSKSVSAEDASGNYLHYGVREFGMSAMQNGIALHGGFVPYSATFLMFMEYARNAVRMAALMKQRSIFVYTHDSIGLGEDGPTHQPVEQVASLRLTPNMETWRPCDQVESAAAWINAVERNDGPSSLIFSRQNLAQQKRSGEQLELINRGAYVLKDCTGTPELILIATGSEVELAVEAAAKLSEQGKQVRVVSMPCTERFDKQDATYREAVLPKAVRARVAVEALQADFWGKYVGLDGVTVGMTSFGESAPAGELFKLFGFTVDNVVDQSLSLLSS
- the tal gene encoding transaldolase produces the protein MSSLLTQLKQYTTVVADTGDLDTMRKFSPEDATTNPSLIVKALALPEYSSLLKDVADWAKTQSSDQAEQIEMAADKLVVTIGCKVLELVPGRISTEVDARLSFDTEGSIAKARRLIELYEAAGINKERVLIKLASTWQGIRAAEQLEKEGINCNLTLLFSFAQARACAEAGVFLISPFVGRILDWYKAKDANADFAGAKDPGVISVSEIYSYYKDHGYNTVVMGASFRNIGEIVELAGCDRLTIGPALLEELDQTEAELEVRLQDKGASQNRPAPMTEAEFYWAHNEDAMATEKLAEGIRAFAVDQVKLDKMLIEALQA